A section of the Halopiger aswanensis genome encodes:
- a CDS encoding enolase-like domain-containing protein, whose translation MEYDRIADLPLEIDAVSTDRLERETSSDFTRVTTVFSLSGPRDDDAVVGRGEDVTYETADHDRLAETGLPDLAGEYTLASFSEHLTDLDLFPGGAPDREVFRNYRRWGLESAALDLALRQNGTDLASALDRSAEPVRFVASTRLGEPPTVDRLERLRERVPDLEFKLDPTPEWDAALVDDIVDAVGRDAVRILDLKGHYEGTEVDTPPDPALYERVLEAFPEAVIEDPALTDETEPLFDDPAVRERVSWDAPIHGLADVEALPWEPDWLNVKPSRFGSLESLLETIDFCRERGITMYGGGQFELGVGRGHLQLLASLYYPDSPNDVAPGAYNDPDVGDGLPASPLEPPAAVDGFRWD comes from the coding sequence ATGGAGTACGATCGGATCGCGGACCTGCCCCTCGAGATCGACGCCGTTTCGACCGACCGCCTCGAGCGCGAGACCTCGAGCGACTTTACCCGCGTCACGACTGTGTTTTCGCTGTCTGGTCCCCGCGACGACGACGCGGTCGTCGGCCGCGGCGAAGACGTCACCTACGAGACCGCCGACCACGACCGGCTGGCCGAGACCGGACTCCCCGATCTCGCCGGCGAATACACCCTCGCGTCGTTCTCGGAGCACCTCACCGACCTCGACCTCTTCCCGGGCGGCGCACCCGACCGCGAGGTCTTCCGGAACTACCGCCGCTGGGGCCTCGAGAGCGCGGCGCTGGATCTGGCGCTTCGCCAGAACGGGACCGACCTCGCGAGCGCGCTGGATCGCTCAGCCGAGCCGGTCCGGTTCGTCGCCAGCACGCGACTGGGCGAGCCGCCGACGGTCGACCGCCTCGAGCGACTGCGCGAGCGGGTGCCGGACCTCGAGTTCAAACTGGATCCGACGCCGGAGTGGGACGCGGCGCTCGTCGACGATATCGTCGACGCCGTCGGTCGGGACGCCGTCCGAATCCTCGATCTGAAGGGCCACTACGAGGGGACCGAGGTCGACACCCCGCCGGACCCGGCGCTGTACGAACGCGTCCTCGAGGCGTTCCCCGAGGCGGTGATCGAGGACCCCGCGCTGACCGACGAGACGGAGCCCCTGTTCGACGACCCCGCCGTCCGGGAGCGGGTCTCCTGGGACGCGCCGATCCACGGGCTCGCGGACGTCGAAGCCCTCCCCTGGGAGCCCGACTGGCTGAACGTTAAGCCGTCGCGCTTTGGCTCGCTCGAATCGCTGCTCGAGACGATCGATTTCTGCCGGGAGCGCGGAATCACGATGTACGGGGGCGGCCAGTTCGAACTCGGCGTCGGTCGCGGCCACCTCCAGTTGCTGGCGTCGCTGTACTACCCCGACTCGCCGAACGACGTCGCACCGGGCGCGTACAACGACCCCGACGTCGGGGACGGACTGCCGGCGAGTCCGCTCGAGCCGCCGGCTGCCGTGGACGGATTTCGGTGGGACTGA
- a CDS encoding DUF6653 family protein, producing the protein MALTDALGEDFWARHTNPWSGYTRLPMGPILLLGLYRRDWRLVGLTLLYVASNPVLFPEPETKDAWISRSVLGEQRWLEDGHDVFEASLPGALNGLNAVAYCYGLYGAYKRNPRVTALGGGVALTCKLVYLHVLVNYYDEHAPNQDDAAGATA; encoded by the coding sequence ATGGCTCTCACAGACGCCCTTGGAGAGGACTTCTGGGCGCGACACACGAATCCGTGGAGCGGCTACACGCGCCTCCCGATGGGACCGATCCTCCTGCTCGGACTGTACCGGCGGGACTGGCGGCTGGTTGGTCTCACCCTTCTCTACGTCGCCAGCAATCCGGTTCTCTTCCCGGAACCCGAGACCAAGGACGCGTGGATCAGCCGTAGCGTCCTCGGGGAGCAACGCTGGCTGGAAGACGGCCACGACGTGTTCGAGGCCAGCCTTCCCGGCGCTCTCAACGGTCTGAACGCCGTTGCATACTGCTACGGTCTCTACGGCGCGTACAAACGCAACCCGCGGGTGACTGCGCTCGGCGGTGGGGTCGCACTCACGTGTAAACTCGTCTATCTTCACGTGCTGGTGAACTACTACGACGAACACGCGCCGAACCAAGACGACGCGGCGGGAGCCACTGCGTAG
- a CDS encoding ABC1 kinase family protein: MLAYARDRRRFLLFGSRRQVDPETHRERAEVLLESLLTLGPTFIKLGQLLSTRPDILPPEYIDVLSALQDEVPPAEWREAKRVLEDELGPVDERFLEFDTEPISGASLGQVYRARIDPDAADWDGSDGGPTAVPTGPDTTGGEGPPGQEVAVKIRRPDIEPLVEADLRVIRWSLPIVMFFVDESRSFSLENLADEFSRTIREEMNYEREAEMLTEIRSNFADDDRFCIPAVAESHSGPRVLTMEYIRGTKINDLEELERKGIDRTRVAENLERAYLQMIMDDGVFHADPHPGNLAVTDDGRIVFYDFGMSGRVDPFIQEKIIEFYIAVANRDIDGILDALIEMGTLSPDADRAVMAEVMELAIQDARGETLDQYRVRGIVGQIEDSIYEFPFRLPKNLALVLRVATVVEGVCVTLDQDFDFISTATDYLTEEGYREESIRRYVRESAEQIRQSGESLTRLPPKAEGALDRLDRDDLYVRIGVEDSDDVFAKFAKRLIYGMLLTMSLFSMGVLYALGAPEASVVAAVFSVVVIVQLYRSFRKPKSTRVRPQFTRQNLRQRRQQREE, translated from the coding sequence TTGCTCGCGTACGCCCGCGACCGTCGCCGGTTCCTCCTGTTCGGCTCGCGGCGGCAGGTCGACCCCGAGACCCACCGCGAGCGCGCGGAGGTGCTGCTCGAGTCGCTGCTGACCCTCGGCCCGACGTTCATCAAACTCGGCCAACTGCTATCGACCCGCCCCGACATCCTGCCGCCGGAGTACATCGACGTCCTCTCGGCCTTACAGGACGAGGTGCCCCCGGCCGAGTGGCGCGAAGCGAAGCGGGTCCTCGAGGACGAACTCGGCCCCGTCGACGAGCGGTTCCTCGAGTTCGACACCGAACCGATCAGCGGCGCCAGTCTCGGACAGGTCTACCGGGCGCGGATCGATCCCGACGCCGCGGACTGGGACGGCAGCGACGGCGGCCCGACAGCCGTGCCGACCGGCCCCGACACGACCGGCGGCGAGGGACCGCCCGGACAGGAAGTCGCGGTGAAGATCCGCCGCCCCGACATCGAACCCCTCGTCGAGGCCGACCTGCGCGTGATCCGCTGGTCGCTGCCGATCGTGATGTTCTTCGTCGACGAGTCACGGTCGTTCTCGCTCGAGAACCTCGCCGACGAGTTCTCGCGGACGATCCGCGAGGAGATGAACTACGAGCGCGAGGCCGAGATGCTGACCGAGATCCGCTCGAACTTCGCGGATGACGACCGCTTTTGTATCCCCGCCGTCGCCGAGAGCCACTCCGGGCCGCGCGTGCTCACGATGGAGTACATCCGGGGGACGAAGATCAACGACCTCGAGGAACTCGAGCGCAAGGGGATCGACCGGACGCGGGTCGCGGAGAACTTAGAGCGGGCGTACCTGCAGATGATCATGGACGACGGCGTCTTCCACGCCGATCCGCACCCCGGAAACCTGGCGGTGACCGACGACGGGCGGATCGTCTTCTACGACTTCGGCATGTCGGGTCGGGTCGACCCGTTCATCCAGGAGAAGATCATCGAGTTCTACATCGCCGTCGCCAACCGGGACATCGACGGCATCCTCGACGCCCTGATCGAGATGGGGACGCTCTCCCCCGATGCCGACCGGGCGGTGATGGCCGAGGTGATGGAACTGGCCATCCAGGACGCTCGCGGCGAGACGCTCGACCAGTACCGCGTCCGGGGCATCGTCGGTCAGATCGAGGATTCGATCTACGAGTTCCCCTTCCGACTGCCCAAGAACCTCGCGCTCGTCCTCCGGGTGGCGACCGTCGTCGAGGGGGTCTGCGTCACGCTCGATCAGGATTTCGACTTCATCTCGACGGCCACCGACTACCTCACCGAGGAGGGCTATCGCGAGGAGTCGATCCGGCGCTACGTCCGCGAATCCGCCGAGCAGATCCGTCAGTCGGGCGAGTCGCTGACCCGGCTGCCCCCCAAGGCCGAGGGGGCGCTCGACCGACTCGATCGGGACGACCTCTACGTTCGCATCGGCGTCGAGGACTCCGACGACGTCTTCGCTAAATTCGCAAAGCGGCTGATCTACGGCATGCTACTGACGATGTCGCTGTTCTCGATGGGCGTCCTCTACGCGCTGGGCGCGCCCGAGGCGTCGGTCGTAGCGGCCGTCTTCTCGGTCGTCGTCATCGTCCAACTCTACCGCTCGTTCCGCAAACCCAAATCGACCCGCGTGCGGCCGCAGTTCACGCGCCAGAACCTGCGACAGCGACGGCAGCAGCGCGAGGAGTGA
- a CDS encoding Hsp20/alpha crystallin family protein, with the protein MSALRDALRDLSDDVFFDLLESDDRYLLVLDVPGVTADSIDLAIEDGRLSIDAQRQKDLPDDYRYLEENRSLFFDVELPLPDDAIEADLDAGVERGVLELSIPKRPADDETTIDVVEGRIREGDDGDDEPAGTDPDADPEPESDPEPR; encoded by the coding sequence ATGTCAGCGCTCCGCGACGCGTTGCGGGACCTCTCCGACGACGTCTTCTTCGATCTGCTCGAGAGCGACGACCGGTACCTGCTCGTCCTCGACGTCCCCGGAGTCACCGCCGACTCGATCGACCTCGCGATCGAGGACGGTCGTCTCTCCATCGACGCCCAGCGGCAGAAGGACCTCCCGGACGACTACCGCTACCTCGAGGAGAACCGGTCGCTGTTCTTCGACGTCGAGTTGCCCCTTCCCGACGACGCGATCGAGGCGGACCTCGACGCCGGCGTCGAGCGGGGCGTCCTCGAACTCTCGATTCCGAAGCGGCCCGCGGACGACGAGACGACGATCGACGTCGTCGAGGGACGGATCCGCGAGGGCGACGACGGAGACGACGAACCCGCCGGCACCGATCCCGACGCCGACCCTGAACCCGAATCCGATCCCGAACCGAGGTGA